One segment of Ureibacillus thermophilus DNA contains the following:
- a CDS encoding methyl-accepting chemotaxis protein translates to MSIKAKLAASFFAIILMLVGLAAYSSTQISKVNEEYSFLIDDRVYKVVEAAKIQNASSLQGLYLRSYVLRKSDKDLEKLFAQREIVNETTNKIDSLFTNPEMINQFGIVKEQQELYSKYVDEVIRYVDNDEMDKAKEVLFNYAVPANEKIQEAINTIIDYQTEQMNTTNELTSSNTQKSILMQIVITVIAAIFAVFIAIFMMRNITIPLKKLTNAAQVMATGDLREEDVVVKTKDEIKDLANAFNTMKHNLANLISSVSANVSQTTASAEQLAASTDEITNASKDVAKMVELLANNGSKAAATAQECAAATDDTAKGVSRIAEAAQALLEQTINTQSISTKGGKTLQTVEEQMTVIQRSSYETREKIKHLSSQSAEIENITNVITNITEQTNLLALNAAIEAARAGEHGKGFAVVADEVRKLAEESKQSAQKIIDLTAQIQSGTKEVEESVNLTVQNVDQGVDYLHDAQVAFNDILDAISTMSSQIEEISAASEEISASTEEVAASVSEMATLAIHAADQSNAVYASVEEQTASLNEINDVAKSLNEGSLILQEEISQFKVLS, encoded by the coding sequence ATGTCAATCAAAGCCAAATTAGCTGCGAGTTTTTTTGCCATTATCTTAATGTTGGTTGGACTTGCGGCATATTCTTCGACTCAGATTTCCAAGGTGAATGAAGAATATTCTTTCTTAATAGACGATCGGGTATATAAGGTCGTCGAAGCTGCGAAAATCCAAAACGCCTCTTCTTTGCAAGGTTTATATCTTCGGTCTTATGTACTGCGAAAAAGCGACAAAGATTTAGAAAAACTGTTTGCTCAAAGAGAAATCGTGAATGAAACGACAAACAAAATTGATTCATTATTTACAAATCCTGAAATGATCAATCAATTTGGTATTGTCAAAGAACAGCAGGAATTATACAGCAAATATGTCGATGAAGTGATTCGTTATGTAGATAATGATGAAATGGACAAAGCAAAAGAAGTGTTATTTAATTACGCTGTACCAGCAAACGAAAAGATTCAAGAAGCCATCAATACTATTATTGATTACCAAACAGAACAGATGAATACAACAAATGAATTAACTAGTTCCAATACACAAAAAAGCATTTTGATGCAAATCGTAATTACTGTGATAGCAGCAATCTTTGCTGTGTTTATTGCCATCTTTATGATGAGAAATATTACAATCCCATTAAAGAAATTAACAAATGCAGCTCAAGTGATGGCTACTGGTGATTTACGAGAAGAAGATGTTGTAGTGAAAACAAAAGATGAAATTAAAGATTTAGCCAATGCCTTTAATACAATGAAACATAATCTTGCTAACTTAATCAGCAGCGTATCAGCCAATGTTTCACAGACTACAGCTTCTGCAGAGCAACTTGCGGCAAGCACTGATGAAATCACAAATGCTTCAAAAGATGTGGCGAAAATGGTAGAACTTCTTGCAAACAATGGTTCTAAAGCTGCAGCAACTGCTCAAGAATGTGCAGCAGCAACAGACGATACAGCCAAAGGAGTTAGCCGAATTGCCGAAGCGGCTCAAGCCCTGTTAGAACAAACTATCAATACCCAATCCATTTCTACAAAAGGCGGAAAAACACTGCAAACCGTAGAAGAACAAATGACAGTAATTCAACGATCTTCTTATGAAACAAGAGAAAAAATTAAACACTTAAGCAGCCAATCTGCTGAAATTGAAAACATTACAAATGTAATTACTAACATCACAGAACAAACAAACTTGTTAGCCCTTAACGCTGCTATTGAAGCTGCACGGGCCGGCGAACATGGGAAAGGATTTGCCGTGGTTGCAGATGAGGTACGTAAGTTAGCGGAAGAATCAAAACAGTCAGCTCAAAAAATTATTGACCTTACAGCACAAATTCAATCAGGTACAAAAGAAGTCGAAGAAAGCGTGAATCTGACTGTTCAAAATGTGGACCAAGGCGTGGATTACTTGCATGATGCACAAGTAGCCTTTAATGATATTTTAGATGCCATTTCAACAATGTCTTCCCAAATCGAAGAAATTTCTGCTGCTTCTGAAGAAATTTCAGCAAGCACGGAAGAAGTGGCTGCTTCAGTTTCTGAAATGGCGACTTTAGCAATCCATGCGGCTGACCAATCCAATGCCGTATATGCTTCAGTAGAAGAACAAACAGCCAGCCTAAATGAAATTAATGATGTTGCCAAATCCTTAAATGAAGGTTCTCTAATTCTGCAAGAAGAAATTAGCCAATTTAAAGTATTGTCTTAA
- a CDS encoding DNA/RNA non-specific endonuclease, with the protein MKKKRNSLFLFLAAFLIVGCTDSPATNNQVAEESSTVETSAQSITERFSGYKLLEVDGGDLSGHREPNVVVDIGFGDREYWAFTNKYGQLVRVIADEIILQDDRTEPVNSNGRYYDDEAKVPGVERSDLDEGHIIADSLGGVSNAYNITPQNSTLNRHGDQAYMEEMIRKAGGATNFEAIISYPNTKTQIPSHYRYTFTLPNGKQVVMEFDNVDPDKVNESLGLTGNKATKSNHKGDISAIDTNGDGQVSIKEAKAAGFKMPITKDHWLYPYMYDADQDGLVGE; encoded by the coding sequence ATGAAAAAGAAGCGAAACTCTTTATTCTTATTTTTGGCTGCTTTTTTGATTGTTGGTTGCACTGACTCACCGGCAACAAACAATCAGGTGGCTGAAGAGTCTTCAACAGTTGAAACTTCAGCACAGTCCATTACAGAAAGATTTTCGGGCTACAAACTGCTTGAAGTGGATGGAGGAGATTTGTCAGGTCATCGCGAACCTAACGTCGTAGTGGACATTGGCTTTGGCGATCGGGAATATTGGGCGTTTACGAATAAATATGGCCAGCTTGTACGGGTCATTGCAGATGAAATCATTTTGCAAGACGACCGGACAGAACCTGTGAATTCAAATGGCCGATACTACGATGATGAAGCGAAAGTTCCCGGGGTGGAGAGAAGCGATTTAGATGAAGGACATATCATTGCAGATTCTCTTGGAGGAGTGTCCAATGCTTATAACATCACGCCTCAAAACAGCACCCTCAACCGCCACGGCGACCAAGCTTATATGGAGGAGATGATTCGCAAGGCAGGGGGAGCAACGAATTTTGAAGCAATCATTTCATATCCAAATACGAAAACGCAAATCCCCTCCCACTATAGGTACACATTCACTCTACCAAACGGAAAACAAGTGGTAATGGAATTTGACAATGTAGACCCTGACAAAGTAAACGAATCTCTAGGTTTGACTGGAAATAAAGCGACTAAGTCAAATCATAAAGGCGATATTTCTGCAATTGATACAAACGGCGATGGACAAGTGTCAATAAAAGAAGCAAAGGCGGCGGGATTTAAGATGCCGATTACAAAAGACCATTGGCTTTATCCTTATATGTATGATGCAGATCAAGACGGCTTGGTTGGAGAGTAA
- a CDS encoding ABC transporter permease yields MRTFTVLIQKELRESWRSFKFLWMPLLFIFLGISDPIMNYYMEDILNAVGNLPEGFTMEIPEYTPADILLATTGQFQSIGLIVLVIIAAGMINRERQNGMALFLYVRPISFTALFFSKWVVINILAVLSVILGYGASMYYTAILYGTVKPLLFIQMVASYCVWIFFATTIALMFSAMFNTVLSITFTVIVLPIGVLIQSLIGQFWNISPWKLADYSVQLLTQSDNEYYFKTLLLTLLFTVVFIIIGVLFTRKNASMIKI; encoded by the coding sequence ATGAGAACATTTACCGTACTAATTCAAAAAGAATTGAGGGAAAGTTGGCGCAGTTTTAAGTTTTTGTGGATGCCGCTTCTTTTTATTTTTCTTGGCATCTCGGACCCAATTATGAATTATTATATGGAAGATATTTTAAATGCAGTGGGGAATTTGCCGGAAGGATTTACCATGGAAATTCCTGAATATACGCCTGCGGATATTTTACTTGCTACCACTGGCCAATTTCAATCGATTGGTCTTATTGTACTTGTGATTATTGCAGCAGGGATGATCAATCGGGAAAGACAAAATGGAATGGCTCTTTTCTTATATGTACGGCCTATTTCATTTACTGCTTTGTTTTTCAGCAAGTGGGTCGTTATAAATATACTAGCTGTTTTAAGCGTCATTTTAGGTTATGGGGCGAGCATGTATTATACAGCCATTTTATATGGTACTGTGAAGCCGCTTCTTTTTATTCAAATGGTTGCAAGTTACTGTGTCTGGATTTTCTTTGCTACGACCATTGCTCTTATGTTTAGTGCCATGTTCAATACCGTCCTTTCCATCACATTCACGGTGATTGTTTTGCCTATTGGCGTCCTTATCCAATCATTGATAGGGCAGTTCTGGAACATTTCGCCGTGGAAACTGGCGGATTACAGTGTCCAATTATTAACCCAAAGCGACAACGAATATTATTTTAAAACATTGTTGTTAACGCTCCTTTTCACAGTCGTCTTTATAATCATTGGTGTTCTATTCACCCGGAAAAATGCTTCAATGATAAAAATATAA
- a CDS encoding ABC transporter ATP-binding protein → MITVQHLTKSFGRQTVVSDVSFTLGDGSFTALIGPNGAGKTTILSMLAGLLKPTKGTVNLEGIKDIRKEIGFLPQYPQFYPWLTGLEFIEMTAKLSGISARDTRKEAVKVLEFVGLKDVMHKKTAQYSGGMKQRLGIAQAIVHKPKLLLLDEPVASLDPVGRREIMNLLKQLQLDSTILYSTHILNDAEEMTDQLLFLKKGQVVEKGSLNEIREKFDVPRIRIQFSKIEEAIGYASQSKWSTEVEGMVVYIHITDHFPTMQQVMEELSNSPFTVLKIERNRLTLEEIFMKVVSP, encoded by the coding sequence ATGATTACCGTACAACATTTAACCAAAAGTTTTGGTAGGCAAACTGTGGTATCGGATGTTTCGTTCACCCTAGGAGACGGTTCTTTTACGGCGCTGATTGGTCCAAATGGCGCCGGGAAAACAACCATATTGTCCATGCTCGCCGGCTTATTGAAACCAACCAAGGGAACCGTAAACCTGGAGGGGATAAAGGATATACGAAAAGAAATCGGATTTTTGCCTCAGTATCCGCAATTTTATCCATGGTTGACGGGTTTGGAATTCATTGAAATGACGGCCAAATTAAGTGGTATTTCTGCAAGGGATACAAGAAAAGAAGCAGTAAAAGTTTTAGAATTTGTTGGCCTTAAAGATGTGATGCACAAAAAAACAGCTCAATATTCCGGTGGTATGAAGCAACGGCTAGGCATAGCACAAGCAATCGTTCATAAACCGAAACTGTTGTTATTAGATGAACCTGTAGCTTCCCTAGATCCGGTTGGAAGAAGGGAAATCATGAATCTGTTGAAACAATTGCAGCTTGATTCCACGATATTGTATTCAACACATATTTTAAATGATGCAGAAGAAATGACAGACCAACTTCTCTTTTTGAAAAAGGGGCAGGTTGTAGAAAAAGGTTCTTTAAATGAGATTCGGGAAAAATTTGATGTGCCCCGCATTCGTATTCAATTTTCAAAAATTGAAGAAGCTATTGGTTACGCTTCTCAAAGCAAGTGGTCCACTGAGGTTGAGGGAATGGTTGTTTATATCCATATAACAGATCATTTCCCGACAATGCAGCAAGTGATGGAGGAGCTTTCCAATTCCCCTTTTACGGTATTAAAGATAGAACGAAATCGATTAACCCTTGAAGAGATTTTCATGAAGGTGGTATCACCATGA
- a CDS encoding PLD nuclease N-terminal domain-containing protein has translation MMDINWALVAPLIVIQVVLLIVALVDLIRIESTNGPKWLWALVIIFINTLGPIVYFIFGRKS, from the coding sequence ATGATGGATATTAATTGGGCTTTAGTGGCCCCTCTAATTGTGATTCAAGTTGTTTTGCTGATTGTTGCGCTGGTGGATTTAATCCGCATTGAGTCGACGAACGGGCCGAAGTGGCTATGGGCGTTGGTTATTATCTTTATTAATACCCTTGGACCAATTGTGTATTTTATTTTCGGGAGGAAATCATGA
- a CDS encoding helix-turn-helix domain-containing protein: MNHFQFTKIFANRRKELKLTQAQIAEYIGVSRAAVSKWEKGQSYPDITLLPKLARLFHLSIDELLGYHSKMSKDEIRKTYIQLSKKFSEKPFELVEKEIEDLLKEYYSCLPFVLKMAQLYLNYAPKSPDRQNTLTRVIQLCSQVKTFSKDFLLINEATMMEAVALLQLGKPEEVLELLGNDINHPVEANQLIATAHQMLGNSNKAKEIIQVSFYQNLIQLISYATESMMMEIENGHYVDETVHKIRQLIHLFDLENLHFNTCLIFYYKAAAAFVFKGLHEKAMEMLQCYVKLCTKIKFPIKLQGNSYFYLLTDWIEKTSVIGGEAPRDEQSIKKDLVLTIWKEPRFASLKESNEFKAMILNLAHHLNVEEVLE; the protein is encoded by the coding sequence ATGAATCATTTTCAATTTACAAAGATTTTTGCAAATCGCAGAAAAGAATTAAAGTTAACACAGGCACAAATTGCTGAATATATAGGAGTTTCAAGAGCGGCGGTTTCCAAATGGGAAAAGGGACAAAGTTATCCTGATATTACATTGTTGCCAAAGTTAGCTAGATTATTTCATCTCTCAATTGATGAATTATTGGGATACCATTCCAAGATGTCCAAAGATGAAATACGGAAAACCTACATCCAGCTTTCAAAGAAATTTTCAGAAAAGCCTTTTGAACTGGTTGAAAAAGAAATTGAGGATCTATTGAAGGAATATTATTCTTGTTTGCCATTTGTATTAAAAATGGCACAACTTTATTTAAACTATGCTCCTAAGTCGCCTGATCGCCAAAATACATTGACCAGAGTCATTCAACTTTGTTCCCAAGTAAAAACATTCAGCAAAGATTTTTTACTCATTAACGAAGCGACAATGATGGAGGCTGTTGCATTATTGCAATTGGGGAAGCCGGAAGAAGTGTTGGAATTATTGGGAAATGATATAAATCATCCTGTGGAGGCCAACCAGCTCATCGCAACAGCTCATCAAATGCTCGGAAATTCAAATAAGGCAAAAGAAATTATCCAAGTTAGTTTCTATCAAAATTTAATACAGCTGATTTCGTATGCAACAGAAAGTATGATGATGGAGATTGAAAACGGGCATTATGTGGATGAAACTGTTCATAAAATTCGACAGCTGATACATTTATTTGATTTAGAAAATCTTCATTTCAATACTTGTCTAATTTTCTACTATAAAGCAGCGGCAGCATTTGTTTTTAAAGGTCTTCATGAAAAAGCGATGGAAATGCTGCAATGTTATGTAAAACTTTGTACAAAAATAAAATTTCCAATAAAGCTGCAAGGAAATTCTTATTTTTATTTATTGACCGATTGGATTGAAAAAACATCCGTCATTGGCGGAGAAGCTCCGAGGGACGAACAATCCATTAAAAAGGATTTGGTTTTGACGATTTGGAAAGAACCTAGATTTGCTTCTCTAAAAGAAAGCAATGAATTTAAAGCAATGATTCTTAATTTGGCACATCATTTAAATGTTGAGGAGGTTCTAGAATGA
- a CDS encoding cation diffusion facilitator family transporter, with protein sequence MMDPNHLNYHGQLEDNKNKNALKWAYLLITSFMIVELVGGIITNSLALLSDAGHMLTDSLSLGFSLFAIIIGQKEANNKKTYGYRRVEIFAALLNGITLIGIAVFIVIEAIRRISKPPEIASTGMLIVAVLGLLVNIVVAFILNNGNNSNLNVKSAFLHVLGDILGSIGAISAALLILFFGWDLADPIASMIVAVVISFSGIRVVKESFNIFMEAAPNDLPTDIIRKKLLEIEEVEEVTDLHLWLITSDYPSITCHVVVGKEVDEQIVLRKIQKLFHDEFSLHHMTIQIEKRNNLQNM encoded by the coding sequence ATGATGGATCCAAATCATCTAAATTATCATGGTCAATTGGAAGACAATAAAAACAAAAATGCACTCAAATGGGCCTATCTATTAATCACCAGTTTTATGATCGTTGAATTGGTTGGTGGAATCATTACAAACAGTTTGGCATTGTTATCTGATGCAGGGCATATGTTAACAGATTCTTTATCATTAGGTTTTAGTTTGTTTGCTATTATTATTGGACAAAAGGAAGCAAACAACAAAAAAACTTACGGGTATCGCAGAGTGGAAATTTTTGCTGCCCTCCTAAACGGGATAACCTTAATCGGGATTGCCGTCTTTATTGTGATTGAAGCCATCCGCCGTATTTCAAAGCCTCCTGAAATTGCAAGTACAGGTATGCTGATTGTAGCGGTGCTTGGTTTACTCGTTAATATTGTGGTGGCTTTTATTTTAAATAATGGAAATAATAGTAATCTAAATGTCAAAAGCGCCTTTTTGCATGTGCTGGGAGACATTCTTGGTTCTATTGGTGCGATTAGCGCAGCACTCTTAATCCTATTTTTTGGGTGGGATTTGGCAGACCCTATTGCCAGCATGATTGTGGCAGTAGTGATTAGCTTCAGCGGAATTCGCGTCGTAAAAGAATCTTTCAACATTTTTATGGAAGCAGCACCTAATGACTTACCGACAGACATCATAAGAAAAAAATTGTTGGAAATTGAAGAAGTAGAAGAAGTGACTGACTTGCATCTATGGCTTATTACATCCGACTATCCCTCCATCACTTGTCATGTAGTGGTGGGGAAAGAGGTGGATGAGCAAATTGTATTACGCAAAATTCAAAAATTGTTTCACGATGAATTTTCATTACATCATATGACCATTCAAATTGAAAAAAGAAACAATCTTCAGAACATGTAA